The Oceanithermus desulfurans genome segment CGGCCACCTTCAAGCTCGCGGGCTTGCGGGCGTGCAGGTAGTCGAGCAGGTACTCGAGGGTGATGCCGGTGTCCACGATGTCCTCCACCACGATCACGTCGCGTCCGCCGATGGGCTGGCTTAGGTCCTTGATCAGCTCCACCTCGCCCGAGCTCTCGGTGCCCTGGTAGCTGGCCACGGCCATGAAGTCGAGGGTGAGGGGGAGCTCGATCCGGCGCACCAGGTCGGCCATGAAGATGAACGCGCCGTTCAGCACCGCGATCAGGTGGGGGGTCCTGCCGGCGTAGTCGCGGGTGATCGCCTCGGCCAGCTCGGCCACCCGGGCCTGGATCCGGTCCTCGCTCAGGTAGACGGGGCCGCGCGGCTCGTTTTCGCTCATGCCCCCAGGATAGCGGCTTCGGGTAGCCTGGGGGCATGAAGCTGGGCTACTCGCTCTGCCCCAACGACACCTTCATCTTCTACGCCCTCGCCCGCGGCAAAGTGGCCGCGCCCGAGCCGGTGGAGGAGGTGCTGGAGGACGTGGAGACGCTCAACCGCTGGGCCTTCGAAGGACGGCTCGAGCTCACCAAGATCAGCTACGCCGCCTACGGCCACCTGCGCGAGGGCTACGTGGCCCTGCGCGCCGGCGGGGCGCTGGGCCGGGGGGTGGGCCCCTTGGTGGTGGCCCGCGGCCCGGTCGAGCTCGCCGGGGCGCGCATCGCCCATCCGGGCCGCTACACCACCGCCTTCCTGCTGCTTTCGCTGTTGCTGGGCGAGGGGGCTTTCGAGCCGGTGGAGCTGCGCTACGACCGCATCATGCCCGCGGTGGCCGCGGGCGAGGTGGACGCAGGGCTGATCATTCACGAGTCGCGCTTCACCTACCCCGAGCACGGCCTGGAAAAGCTTCTCGACCTGGGCGAGTGGTGGGAAGGGGAGACCGGCCTGCCCCTGCCGCTGGGGGCCATCCTGGCGCGCCGCGACCTGGGCGACGCGACGATTCGCGCGGTCAACGACGCGGTGCGGGCGAGTTTGGCCTACGCCTACGCCCACCCGGACGAGCCCATGGACTACGTGCGCCGCTACGCCGACGAGCTTTCGGACGAGGTGACGCGGGCCCACATCCGCACCTACGTGAACGAGTTTTCGCTCGACGTGGGGGAGGAGGGCGAGGCCGCGGTGCGCGAGCTCTTCGCCCGCGCCGAGGCGCGCGGCCTGGTGCCCCAGAACCCGAACCCCCTCTTCTGCTGCTGACAAGACCGCCGCCCGAGGGGGCGGCGGTCTTGCGGAAAGGAGGCGACGGGGATCAGGCCAGGCCCTTGAGCATGCCGTACCAGTAGAGGGGCGGCAGCACGTAGCGCTTGAGCAACCACATGTCCCAGCGCTCCTTGGTCTGGTCGAGGAAGACGAAGGTGGGTTTGTACTTGTTGTCGTAGAGGAACTCGCCCAGGAGGACGCGGCCGCGCGCGGTCACGATGGGGCAGGAGGAGTAGCCGTTGTACTTGGCTTCGGCGGGCTTGCCCTCCATGACCGCGAGCAGGTTCTTGACCAGCTTGGGCGCCTGTTTGCGCACCGCCGCGCCGGTTTTGGCGGTGGGCAGGGCGGCGGCGTCGCCGAGCGAGAAGACGTTGGGGTAGCGCTTGTGCTGCAGCGTGTAGATGTCCACGTCGACGTAGCCCTTGTGGGGCCCCTCGGGCACGGCGAGCGGGCTTTCGGCTACGAAGTCGGGGGCCTTCATGGGCGGGGTGGCGTGCAGGAAGTCGAAGGGGATGACCTCCTGGTGGGTGGTCTCGCCGGTCTTGGGGTCGCGCACGTCGAAGACGGCCTCCTTCTGGGGGCTGGTGCGCACCTCCACCAGGTTGTGGTAGAAGCGCATCTCGATATCGCGCTGGCGCACGATGCGCTCGAGGCTCTTGTTGATCTCGGGCACCCCCAGCATGACGGTGCCGGCGAAGGCGCCGATCATCTTGGTCTTGCCGCGGACCCCGCTGCGTCGCCAGTAGTCGTCGGCGAGGTACATCACCTTCTGCGGGGCGCCGCCGCACTTGACCTGGCCCAGGGGGTTGGTGAAGACCGCCGTCCCCCCTTCGAAGTTCTTCATGGCCTCCCAGGTCTTGGGGGCGGCTTCGTAGGTGTAGTTTGTGACCACGCCGTTCTTGCCCAGCGTTTCCCGTAGCCCCTTCACGGCGTCCCAGTCGTACTGGATGCCGGGGGCCACGACCAGGTAGTCGTAGCCGATGGTCCGCCCGCCGGCGGTGCGCACCTGGTTCGCGTCGGGGTCGATCTCGACCACGGCGTCGCGGATCCAGGTCACCCCCTTGGGCATCACCGACGCCTCCTTGCGCACGGTGATCTCCTTAGGTACGATCCCTGCGCCCACGAGCGTCCATAAGGGTTGGTAGAAGTGTTTGTCCGACGGTTCGATGACCGCGATGTCCAGCTTCTTGCCGGAGCGGGTCAGGCGGGCCGCGGTGGTGATGCCCGCGGTGCCGCCGCCGATGATCAGGACCTGGTGACGCGATTCGCTCATGGTATACTCCTCATTCCTAAACACTCAAGTTAAGTAAACGCCAGGGAATGCGCGGTATCCAGTTTCAGATGTCCCGGCCGGGGGCTCGGTTAGACTGATGAGGATGCGCCCAGATGAGCCGGTGGACCTCCCCCAAGCCCTCGCCGACGCGCTCGAGCCGCTGTCCTTGCGCGCAGGCCGCGAGGTCTTCGCCGAGGGGGAGCCCGCCGCGGCGCTCTACCTGGTGGCCTCGGGGTGGGTGCGGCTCTACCGCCTCAGCCCCAAGGGGCGTGAGGTCACCACGCTGGTGCTCGACCCCGGAGAGCTTTTCGGGGAAGAGGCCCTGGAAGAAGAGGGGCGCTACGCTCACCACGCCGAGGCGTTGACGCCGGCGCAGGTCCTGCGGCTGCCACGGCCGGGCCTGCTCGAGGCCTGGCGCTCGGCCGAGGTGCGCCGCTGGCTGCTCGAGCGGATCGTGAGGCGGTTGCACGGCGCCCAGGACCGCTACCGCGAGCGGCGCTACCACGAGGTGCTGCCGCGCCTGGCGGCGCTGCTCGTCGAGCAGATGCGCCCCGGGCGCGAGGGCCTGGAGGTGCCGCTGAGCCACGAACAGATGAGCCACCGCCTGGGTACCGGACGTGATACGGTGACGCGGGCGCTGGGCGCGCTGGCCCTGCGCGACTTGTTGGAGATCAACTACCGCCGCGTGGTGGTGCTGGATCCCGAGGCCGTCCGCCGGCTGGCCTCGGGGCTGGGGGAGGATCGTGAGTAAAGTACGTTCGGCCTTCTTGCAAGGACGTTTACGCAGCTTCCTGCCGTACGGGCCCGAGGACCTGCCCGCGCGCATCGCCGCGGAGCGCGCGGCCCCACGGGCTGAGCTAGCCGCCGCGGTCGAGGCCTACCTGCAACGCCTGGGGGCGCCCGAGTCGAGCCTCGCGGCCGCCCGCCGGCTTGCGCACCCCGAGAGCCGTGTCGTGATCACCGGGCAGCAGGCCGGGCTGCTGACGGGCCCGGCCTTCACCCTCTACAAGGCCCACTCCGCCCTGAAGCTCGCCTACGCCTACGACGACGCCGAGCGTCCCGTGGTCGGACTCTTCTGGGTGGCGAGCCAGGACCACGACACCGCCGAAGTGAGCCGGGTGCACTTCCTCGACGCCGACGAGCGGATCCGCGAGCTGGCCCTCGAGCTGCCCCCGGCGGTTCCGGTGGCGCGCGTCGCCTTCGCGCCCTACCGCGAGCGCGTACACGAGTTCTTGCAGGCCTTCGGCGGCGACGTCGGGGTGCGCAAGCGGATCGAACGCGCCCTCGAGGGCGAGTGGACCTACGCCGAGGCCTTCGCCCGGCTGCTCCTCGCCTTCCTGGGTCCGCACGGGGTCGTGCCCCTCGACCCCATGGCTCCCGAGCTGGCGCCGCTGTTCGCCCCCGCGATGGAGCGCGAGCTCGAAGACCCGCTGGCCTCGTCGATGGCGATCAACGCCGCCGGGGAGGCGCTCAAGTCGCTGGGCATCCCCCCTTCGCTGGGGCGGCCGGCCGGCGCGACCAACGTCTTCCTGGAAGGCGAGGACGGCCGGCGCCGGCTCCTCTACTACGACGACGGGGTGTTCTCCGACGGGGCGCGCAGCTACCGGCTCGCGGATCTGAAGGCGATCCTGCGCAGCGACCCCGCCCGCGTCACCCCTGCGGCGGGCCTGCGGCCGGTGGTGCAGGACGCGGTCGTCCCCACCGCGGGCCTGGTCGTGGGCCCGGGGGAGATGGCCTACGTGGCCCAGCTCGCCGGGGTCTACCGGCTGCACGGCCTCGAGCCCCCGGCGGTCATCGACCGCATGCACGGGCTGGTGCTCGAGCCCCCGGTGCGCCGCATCCTGGAGAAGTACACCCTCGACCCCTGGGCCTTCCTCGAGGCCCCCGAAGAGGCGATGCTGGAGGCGCTGGCGCGCACGAGCACCGCCGCGGCCGAGCTGGAGCGGGGGCTGCGGCGCGTGGAGGACGAGTTCAGCCGCATGCTCGCGGCGCTGCCCGCCCTCGACCCCACGCTGACCGGCGCCTTCGAGCGCAGCCAGCGGCGGCTCGAGGGCGAGATCGAGCGCCTGCGCGGCAAGCTCCTGGCTGCCGAGCTCCAGCAGAAGCGGATCGTGCGCGACCAGTACCGGCGCCTGCTCACCCACCTGCGCCCCCTCGGCCGGCCGCAGGAGCGGGTCTACGGTTTCCTGGGCTACCTGCTCAAGCACGGACCCGAGGTGCTCGAGCGCCTCTGCAAGGCCCCGGCGCGCGGCCACGTGACCCTCGAGGCCTGAGGGCTGCGCTAGACTGAGTGCGTATGAAGCGCGGTCTCCTCGCTATTCTTTTCCTGCTCGTCCTCGGCGCCGGGGCCCAGTCGCCGCCGGTGCGGGTCCTGCTCGAGGAGACCGGGCTGGCCGTGGTAAAGCTCGAGGGCGCCCACAGCCTCTGGAACTGGGCCGGGCGCAT includes the following:
- the hpt gene encoding hypoxanthine phosphoribosyltransferase, yielding MSENEPRGPVYLSEDRIQARVAELAEAITRDYAGRTPHLIAVLNGAFIFMADLVRRIELPLTLDFMAVASYQGTESSGEVELIKDLSQPIGGRDVIVVEDIVDTGITLEYLLDYLHARKPASLKVAALLSKPARRLREVPVDYLGFEIENAYVYGYGLDRDQLDRNLPYITSLPAG
- a CDS encoding menaquinone biosynthesis family protein, encoding MKLGYSLCPNDTFIFYALARGKVAAPEPVEEVLEDVETLNRWAFEGRLELTKISYAAYGHLREGYVALRAGGALGRGVGPLVVARGPVELAGARIAHPGRYTTAFLLLSLLLGEGAFEPVELRYDRIMPAVAAGEVDAGLIIHESRFTYPEHGLEKLLDLGEWWEGETGLPLPLGAILARRDLGDATIRAVNDAVRASLAYAYAHPDEPMDYVRRYADELSDEVTRAHIRTYVNEFSLDVGEEGEAAVRELFARAEARGLVPQNPNPLFCC
- a CDS encoding NAD(P)/FAD-dependent oxidoreductase, with product MSESRHQVLIIGGGTAGITTAARLTRSGKKLDIAVIEPSDKHFYQPLWTLVGAGIVPKEITVRKEASVMPKGVTWIRDAVVEIDPDANQVRTAGGRTIGYDYLVVAPGIQYDWDAVKGLRETLGKNGVVTNYTYEAAPKTWEAMKNFEGGTAVFTNPLGQVKCGGAPQKVMYLADDYWRRSGVRGKTKMIGAFAGTVMLGVPEINKSLERIVRQRDIEMRFYHNLVEVRTSPQKEAVFDVRDPKTGETTHQEVIPFDFLHATPPMKAPDFVAESPLAVPEGPHKGYVDVDIYTLQHKRYPNVFSLGDAAALPTAKTGAAVRKQAPKLVKNLLAVMEGKPAEAKYNGYSSCPIVTARGRVLLGEFLYDNKYKPTFVFLDQTKERWDMWLLKRYVLPPLYWYGMLKGLA
- a CDS encoding Crp/Fnr family transcriptional regulator; amino-acid sequence: MRPDEPVDLPQALADALEPLSLRAGREVFAEGEPAAALYLVASGWVRLYRLSPKGREVTTLVLDPGELFGEEALEEEGRYAHHAEALTPAQVLRLPRPGLLEAWRSAEVRRWLLERIVRRLHGAQDRYRERRYHEVLPRLAALLVEQMRPGREGLEVPLSHEQMSHRLGTGRDTVTRALGALALRDLLEINYRRVVVLDPEAVRRLASGLGEDRE
- the bshC gene encoding bacillithiol biosynthesis cysteine-adding enzyme BshC, which produces MSKVRSAFLQGRLRSFLPYGPEDLPARIAAERAAPRAELAAAVEAYLQRLGAPESSLAAARRLAHPESRVVITGQQAGLLTGPAFTLYKAHSALKLAYAYDDAERPVVGLFWVASQDHDTAEVSRVHFLDADERIRELALELPPAVPVARVAFAPYRERVHEFLQAFGGDVGVRKRIERALEGEWTYAEAFARLLLAFLGPHGVVPLDPMAPELAPLFAPAMERELEDPLASSMAINAAGEALKSLGIPPSLGRPAGATNVFLEGEDGRRRLLYYDDGVFSDGARSYRLADLKAILRSDPARVTPAAGLRPVVQDAVVPTAGLVVGPGEMAYVAQLAGVYRLHGLEPPAVIDRMHGLVLEPPVRRILEKYTLDPWAFLEAPEEAMLEALARTSTAAAELERGLRRVEDEFSRMLAALPALDPTLTGAFERSQRRLEGEIERLRGKLLAAELQQKRIVRDQYRRLLTHLRPLGRPQERVYGFLGYLLKHGPEVLERLCKAPARGHVTLEA